From the genome of Hymenobacter cellulosilyticus, one region includes:
- a CDS encoding alpha/beta fold hydrolase, producing MGAFAQGLVAAGYRVVAFDGPAHGASTGRRTTLPMFGAAIQAVADQAGPIWGVVAHSFGAAATAGLPVQFNGEGRLPRLMLLSVPGSTPAVFQRFADLLHLPAKVAARMVEFAEARHGRSSESYSLTQVGQQVPAERALLLHDRADETIPFSEAEDIARNWPGLDFRPTTGLGHNRIMRDPAVIQQAIEFLQPE from the coding sequence TTGGGGGCGTTTGCGCAGGGTTTGGTGGCAGCAGGCTACCGGGTGGTGGCTTTCGACGGACCCGCCCACGGCGCGTCCACCGGCCGGCGCACGACGCTGCCCATGTTCGGGGCCGCCATCCAGGCCGTTGCCGACCAGGCCGGGCCGATTTGGGGCGTTGTGGCGCACTCCTTTGGGGCTGCCGCCACGGCGGGGCTGCCGGTGCAGTTTAATGGAGAAGGACGGTTGCCGCGGCTGATGCTGCTGAGCGTGCCGGGCAGTACGCCGGCCGTGTTTCAGCGCTTTGCCGACCTGCTCCACCTGCCGGCCAAGGTGGCGGCCCGGATGGTGGAGTTTGCCGAAGCCCGGCACGGGCGCAGCTCCGAAAGCTACAGCCTGACCCAGGTGGGCCAGCAGGTACCGGCCGAGCGGGCCTTGCTGCTGCACGACCGCGCCGACGAAACCATACCCTTTAGTGAAGCGGAAGACATAGCCCGCAACTGGCCCGGCCTGGACTTCCGTCCCACCACCGGTCTGGGCCACAACCGCATCATGCGCGACCCAGCCGTCATTCAGCAGGCAATAGAGTTTCTGCAGCCCGAGTAG
- a CDS encoding TROVE domain-containing protein → MRFNLPFRKAKTVLNHEGAAAYTLTPQLELYAAVATAALSDQFYEKADTRLQRLRELVARNDPEFVARLAVYAREQLYLRTVPLVLTVELARLHRGDSLVSRLVARVVQRADEITELLAYYARAKEREGVKTLNRLSKQVQKGLALSFNRFDGYQLAKYDRAGQVRLRDALFLVHPTPGTLSSRPCSTSSCTTRCPRPTPGKLSCRQWVSKPLPRRRSARQLFAPCGKP, encoded by the coding sequence ATGCGCTTCAATCTACCCTTCCGCAAAGCCAAAACCGTCCTCAACCACGAAGGGGCGGCTGCTTATACGCTTACGCCCCAGCTGGAGCTGTACGCGGCCGTAGCCACGGCCGCCCTGAGCGACCAGTTCTACGAAAAAGCCGACACCCGCCTGCAGCGCCTGCGCGAGCTGGTGGCCCGCAACGACCCCGAGTTTGTGGCCCGGCTGGCGGTGTATGCCCGTGAGCAGCTCTACCTGCGCACCGTGCCCTTGGTCCTGACCGTGGAGCTGGCCCGCCTGCACCGCGGCGACAGCCTGGTAAGCCGCCTGGTAGCCCGGGTGGTGCAGCGCGCCGACGAAATTACCGAGCTGCTGGCTTACTACGCCCGAGCCAAGGAGCGGGAAGGGGTGAAAACCCTCAACCGCCTCTCCAAGCAGGTGCAGAAAGGCCTGGCCCTGAGCTTCAACCGTTTCGATGGCTACCAGCTGGCCAAGTACGACCGGGCCGGGCAGGTGCGCCTGCGCGACGCCCTGTTCTTGGTGCACCCCACGCCCGGGACGCTGAGCAGCAGGCCTTGTTCGACCAGCTCGTGCACGACACGCTGCCCACGCCCTACACCTGGGAAACTGAGCTGTCGGCAGTGGGTCAGCAAGCCTTTGCCTCGCCGGAGGAGCGCGCGGCAGCTTTTCGCACCGTGTGGGAAACCCTGA
- a CDS encoding flotillin family protein, with amino-acid sequence MIGQLSFAVLVVLGVLLLGIIAIVVRMYQKAVQGEAMVRTGLGDTKVSFSGIFVIPVLHKLEVMDITLKNMVIARAGSEGLVCKDNLRADVKVNFFVRVNKTHDDVVQVAQSIGCRRASDPTALENLFDAKFSEALKTVGKQFDFIELYNSREQFKQEILRIIGTDLNGYVLDDCAIDYLEQTPLNALNQDNILDAEGIKKIVALTSEQKIQANSIAREMQKTIKKQDVEAQETILQLDKQLIENQEKQKREIANIKARELAETEKVMQEERLKSEKARIATEEEVGIAQQNRDRQVLVAERNKQRTDAVETERVAQAKALEANERERIVALAQIEKEKALEEEKKNIQTIIRERIVVEKATVQEEEKIKDTRAQAQADREKLVAITAAKQQAEAATVALVGNADMERQAAEFRAKQALIDAEAEKASAEFKGQAIRTLAEAEASKATAVGLAEAQVMQAKATARQKEGETEANVLQLTAAAEAQAIQAKAGAQAEADEKLGLVAAKINREKGLADADIIQARADADQKKGLAEAAVSEQKFAVEAKGIEAKADAMKKLDGVGKDHEEFKLRLDKDKSVELAQINIQKDIAASQAEVIGEALKAAKIDIVGGETMFFDQIIGSITKGKMVDRTVHNSEVLGTVKDAFFSLDGGGDFKTNLRRFVDQFGFSAEEMKNLSVSALLLKMMHKAGDDTTRNTITELASTATALGIGDKPARMLELK; translated from the coding sequence ATGATTGGTCAACTCTCTTTCGCCGTGCTGGTCGTGCTCGGTGTATTATTACTCGGCATCATCGCCATTGTGGTGCGCATGTACCAGAAGGCCGTGCAGGGCGAAGCCATGGTGCGCACCGGCCTGGGCGACACGAAAGTATCCTTCAGCGGCATCTTCGTCATTCCGGTGCTGCACAAGCTGGAGGTCATGGACATCACCCTCAAAAACATGGTCATTGCCCGGGCTGGCTCCGAGGGCTTGGTCTGCAAAGACAACCTGCGGGCCGACGTGAAGGTGAACTTCTTCGTGCGCGTCAACAAAACCCACGACGACGTGGTGCAGGTGGCCCAGAGCATCGGTTGCCGCCGCGCCTCCGACCCCACGGCCCTGGAAAACCTGTTCGACGCCAAGTTCTCGGAAGCCCTCAAAACGGTGGGCAAGCAGTTCGACTTCATCGAGCTGTATAACTCCCGGGAGCAGTTCAAGCAGGAAATTCTGCGCATCATCGGCACCGACCTGAACGGCTACGTGCTCGACGACTGCGCCATCGACTACCTGGAGCAAACCCCGCTCAACGCCCTGAACCAGGACAACATTCTCGATGCCGAGGGTATCAAGAAGATTGTGGCCCTTACTTCGGAGCAGAAGATTCAGGCCAACTCCATTGCCCGCGAGATGCAGAAAACCATCAAGAAGCAGGACGTGGAAGCCCAGGAAACCATTTTGCAGCTCGATAAGCAGCTCATTGAAAACCAGGAAAAGCAGAAGCGCGAAATTGCCAACATCAAGGCCCGGGAGCTGGCCGAAACCGAGAAGGTGATGCAGGAAGAGCGCCTCAAGTCGGAAAAGGCCCGCATTGCCACCGAGGAAGAAGTGGGCATAGCCCAGCAAAACCGCGACCGGCAGGTGCTGGTGGCCGAGCGCAACAAGCAGCGCACCGACGCGGTGGAAACTGAGCGCGTGGCTCAGGCCAAAGCCCTGGAAGCCAACGAGCGGGAGCGGATTGTGGCCCTGGCCCAGATTGAGAAAGAAAAAGCTCTGGAAGAAGAGAAAAAGAACATCCAGACCATTATCCGGGAGCGAATCGTGGTGGAAAAAGCCACGGTGCAGGAAGAAGAGAAAATCAAGGATACCCGCGCCCAGGCCCAGGCCGACCGCGAAAAGCTGGTGGCCATTACCGCCGCCAAGCAGCAGGCCGAAGCCGCCACGGTAGCCCTCGTGGGCAATGCCGACATGGAGCGGCAGGCCGCCGAGTTCCGCGCCAAGCAGGCCCTGATTGATGCCGAAGCCGAAAAAGCCTCCGCCGAATTTAAGGGGCAGGCCATCCGCACCCTGGCCGAAGCTGAAGCCAGCAAAGCCACCGCTGTCGGTCTAGCCGAAGCCCAGGTGATGCAGGCCAAGGCCACCGCCCGCCAGAAGGAAGGCGAAACTGAGGCCAACGTGCTCCAGCTTACCGCCGCCGCCGAAGCCCAGGCCATTCAGGCCAAAGCCGGCGCCCAGGCCGAAGCCGACGAGAAGCTGGGCCTGGTAGCCGCCAAAATCAACCGCGAAAAAGGCCTCGCCGACGCTGACATCATCCAGGCCCGCGCCGATGCCGACCAGAAGAAAGGCCTGGCTGAAGCCGCCGTATCGGAGCAGAAGTTTGCCGTGGAAGCTAAGGGCATCGAAGCCAAAGCCGACGCCATGAAAAAGCTCGACGGGGTGGGCAAAGACCACGAGGAGTTCAAGCTGCGCCTCGACAAGGACAAGTCGGTGGAGCTGGCCCAGATCAACATCCAGAAGGACATTGCCGCGAGTCAGGCCGAGGTAATTGGCGAGGCCCTAAAAGCTGCCAAAATCGACATCGTGGGCGGCGAAACCATGTTCTTCGACCAGATCATCGGCTCGATTACCAAGGGCAAGATGGTGGACCGCACCGTGCACAACTCGGAAGTGCTGGGCACCGTGAAAGACGCTTTCTTCTCCCTGGACGGGGGTGGCGACTTCAAAACCAACCTGCGCCGCTTCGTGGATCAGTTCGGCTTCTCGGCCGAGGAAATGAAGAACCTGAGCGTCTCGGCCCTGCTGCTGAAAATGATGCACAAAGCCGGCGACGACACCACCCGCAACACCATCACGGAGCTGGCCAGCACGGCCACGGCCCTGGGTATCGGGGATAAGCCGGCCCGGATGCTGGAGCTGAAGTAA
- a CDS encoding helix-turn-helix domain-containing protein, with product MSYVGKNIRKIRTVKKLSQAAFAELFGLARPSVGAYEEGRSEPKMETLIQIAQHFGLSVDLLLTKELTVNELYHFDIFQKDAAPAPAAVPTASADQQANVTPFVPAARLLEYIVQHHSAAFLDALPRLRFPTSWARLPGHLK from the coding sequence ATGTCCTACGTTGGCAAGAACATCCGCAAGATCAGAACGGTTAAAAAGCTGAGTCAGGCGGCTTTTGCGGAATTATTCGGCCTGGCCCGGCCCAGTGTAGGGGCGTATGAAGAAGGCCGGTCCGAGCCCAAAATGGAGACACTAATTCAGATTGCTCAGCATTTTGGCTTGTCCGTTGACCTGCTACTTACAAAAGAGCTGACGGTAAATGAGCTCTACCACTTTGATATTTTTCAGAAGGATGCGGCTCCCGCCCCAGCGGCCGTGCCCACGGCCAGCGCCGACCAGCAGGCCAACGTAACCCCTTTTGTACCCGCCGCCCGCCTGCTCGAATATATTGTGCAGCACCACAGCGCCGCTTTTCTCGACGCGCTGCCCCGCTTACGTTTCCCCACCAGCTGGGCCCGGCTACCCGGGCATTTGAAATAG
- a CDS encoding S24 family peptidase, which produces MQHQQQGLRHQDVILCRRVDLAAPNLRVQRIYAFVTQSKLLVRRLAERISATHLRLRADNPDYGSEEFALEQALEIWEVKAVFTTHLRPPSTMEERLTRLERQVEELLTRLSEQED; this is translated from the coding sequence ATGCAGCATCAGCAGCAGGGCCTGCGCCATCAGGACGTAATTCTGTGCCGCCGCGTAGACTTAGCCGCGCCCAACCTGCGGGTGCAGCGTATTTACGCCTTCGTAACCCAAAGCAAGCTGCTGGTGCGCCGCCTGGCCGAGCGAATCTCGGCTACTCACCTGCGGCTGCGGGCCGACAACCCTGACTACGGCTCCGAGGAATTCGCCCTGGAGCAGGCCCTGGAAATCTGGGAAGTGAAAGCCGTGTTTACCACCCATTTGCGGCCACCATCTACGATGGAAGAACGCCTCACACGCCTGGAGCGGCAGGTGGAAGAGTTGCTAACCCGCCTCAGTGAACAGGAAGACTAA
- a CDS encoding PspA/IM30 family protein — translation MNILSRLFKIGQSEAHSAVNQLEDPIKMTEQALRDLRQDLDKSLHALAEVKAMVIRARNEAEAFRAKAMDYENKAVLLLQRAHKGDLATTEADRLASEALLKKTENEAQATRSAADQEKFAASAAQLDQSVQQLKQTISQWENELKTLKARVTVSTATKTINQQLAQIDSSGTVSLLERMKERVAAEEALAESYGQIAQESRSVDQEIDKALQQSSAGQASADLLALKEKLGLSSRPE, via the coding sequence ATGAACATTCTTAGCCGCCTCTTCAAAATCGGGCAGTCGGAAGCCCATTCCGCCGTCAACCAACTGGAAGACCCCATCAAAATGACCGAACAGGCCCTGCGCGACCTGCGCCAGGACCTCGACAAAAGCCTGCACGCCCTGGCCGAGGTGAAGGCCATGGTCATCCGGGCCCGCAACGAGGCTGAAGCGTTCCGCGCCAAGGCCATGGACTACGAAAACAAGGCTGTACTCCTGCTGCAGCGGGCCCATAAAGGGGATTTGGCCACAACTGAGGCCGACCGGCTAGCCAGTGAGGCCCTGCTGAAAAAGACGGAAAACGAGGCCCAGGCCACCCGCTCGGCCGCCGACCAGGAGAAGTTTGCGGCCTCGGCGGCTCAGCTCGATCAGAGCGTGCAGCAGCTCAAGCAAACCATCAGTCAGTGGGAGAATGAGCTCAAAACGCTCAAGGCCCGCGTCACGGTGAGCACCGCCACGAAGACCATCAACCAGCAGCTGGCCCAGATTGACTCCTCGGGCACGGTGAGCTTGCTGGAACGCATGAAGGAGCGGGTAGCAGCCGAAGAAGCCCTGGCCGAATCCTACGGGCAGATAGCCCAGGAAAGCCGCTCCGTCGACCAGGAAATCGACAAGGCCCTGCAACAGAGCAGCGCCGGGCAGGCCTCCGCCGACTTGCTGGCTCTCAAGGAAAAGCTGGGTTTGAGCTCCCGCCCCGAGTAG
- a CDS encoding PcfJ domain-containing protein, whose product MSNRHKPVPHAVWEAQQARIVLSAARRLDWRRWPLRQQVDYLFSLAGPLPVINAHLGENSPLTEFYRHCILEQKDPQRSQCAGLLRGLADKRTELLWRAELAPALAAVARCLPRRCRELADWQPQSRNPFRQLESLVRHLFDQYGDVPAWVISSWTAGRLQDGLDIASLTVHLGQGEALRTFAGLPVPLTRKIEHHLRLVPAGYTFLQALRYAQLASRDQLHWLGPVLDSRLGRHLGRDDEFWLRVVDFFAGAPMVDPYQLGPVCDWIHQKRAVGIGDEPAQPGFSLKGRSMASVLTQTAQWHRQLVRAPHRQPEASLTLATTWVPLPVPDFSGGGKCPVRITQLRTYGELIHEGRTLRHCVASYLDSCRRGRSAIFSLSLNGTRTVTLEVQANRTVVQARGLFNRRPNDEEGAWIQRWAADNRLLVPKHLLN is encoded by the coding sequence ATGTCTAACCGTCACAAACCCGTCCCCCATGCGGTCTGGGAAGCCCAGCAAGCCCGCATAGTTCTCTCCGCCGCCCGGCGTCTCGACTGGCGCCGCTGGCCACTCCGACAGCAAGTCGACTACCTCTTCTCGCTGGCTGGTCCGCTACCCGTAATCAATGCCCACCTGGGCGAAAATTCCCCGCTGACGGAGTTTTACCGTCACTGTATTCTCGAACAAAAAGACCCGCAGCGCAGTCAGTGCGCCGGACTGCTGCGCGGCCTGGCCGACAAGCGCACCGAACTGCTCTGGCGGGCTGAGCTGGCCCCGGCCCTGGCCGCCGTGGCCCGGTGCTTGCCGCGGCGCTGCCGGGAGTTGGCCGACTGGCAACCCCAGAGCCGCAACCCATTTCGGCAGCTGGAAAGCCTGGTGCGCCACCTTTTCGACCAGTACGGCGACGTGCCGGCCTGGGTGATTAGCTCCTGGACGGCCGGCCGCCTGCAAGACGGGCTGGATATTGCCAGCCTGACGGTGCATTTGGGTCAGGGAGAGGCCCTGCGCACATTTGCGGGGCTGCCGGTGCCGCTCACTCGCAAGATCGAGCACCATTTGCGCCTGGTCCCGGCGGGCTACACGTTTCTGCAGGCCCTGCGCTACGCCCAGCTGGCCAGCCGCGACCAGCTGCACTGGCTGGGCCCGGTGCTCGACTCCCGCCTGGGCCGCCACCTGGGCCGCGACGATGAGTTCTGGCTGCGGGTAGTCGACTTCTTTGCCGGCGCTCCCATGGTCGACCCCTACCAGCTGGGGCCCGTCTGCGACTGGATTCACCAGAAGCGCGCGGTGGGCATCGGCGACGAGCCGGCCCAACCGGGCTTCTCGCTTAAAGGCCGCTCCATGGCGAGTGTACTGACGCAAACGGCGCAGTGGCACCGCCAGCTCGTGCGGGCCCCGCACCGGCAGCCCGAAGCCAGCCTGACGCTGGCTACTACCTGGGTGCCCTTGCCTGTGCCTGACTTTTCCGGGGGCGGCAAGTGCCCGGTGCGCATCACCCAGCTGCGCACCTACGGGGAGCTGATCCACGAAGGCCGCACGTTGCGGCACTGCGTGGCGTCGTATCTGGACTCCTGCCGGCGGGGGCGCAGCGCCATCTTCTCCTTATCGCTCAACGGCACCCGTACCGTGACGCTGGAAGTGCAGGCCAACCGCACCGTGGTGCAAGCCCGGGGCCTGTTCAACCGCCGCCCCAACGATGAGGAAGGCGCCTGGATTCAGCGCTGGGCCGCCGATAACCGCCTGCTGGTGCCCAAGCACTTGCTCAACTAA
- a CDS encoding DUF3592 domain-containing protein — protein MQAPDSTTSPTTTRQIISLVLGLVLGIAFFAGVVYFVKKDKAEKRALILKNPGYATGIITRVRTHKSRRVTVQYIVGGAEYSLRTRVPRIFLRTHAKGDTTAVIYSKANPASAILKATLRSSTK, from the coding sequence ATGCAAGCACCCGATTCCACCACCTCTCCAACTACAACCCGGCAAATAATAAGCCTCGTCCTCGGGCTGGTTCTCGGTATTGCCTTCTTCGCGGGCGTCGTCTACTTCGTTAAAAAGGATAAGGCCGAAAAGCGGGCGTTGATTCTGAAGAATCCGGGGTACGCGACGGGCATCATCACCCGGGTGAGAACCCACAAGAGCCGGCGCGTAACCGTGCAGTATATCGTTGGCGGCGCAGAATATTCTCTCAGAACGAGGGTACCCAGAATCTTTTTGCGCACCCACGCAAAAGGCGATACTACCGCCGTCATCTATTCTAAAGCCAATCCAGCTAGTGCTATCCTGAAGGCCACGTTGAGGTCCTCAACCAAGTAA
- a CDS encoding YbjN domain-containing protein: MADAYFTKIQRYLLELDFDIHFQDPATNILVVSRPELGIEHLVLGCGEPLLIMEQHLLDLPGPSCEVYQRLLQKNRDIIHGAFVLDDSGRKVIFRDTLQLEHLDRPELEAVFNSLALLLSEFSDELIAFSKA, encoded by the coding sequence ATGGCCGACGCCTACTTTACCAAAATCCAGCGCTACTTACTCGAACTCGACTTCGACATCCACTTCCAGGACCCGGCCACGAATATTCTGGTAGTGAGCCGCCCCGAGCTGGGCATTGAGCATCTGGTGCTGGGCTGCGGGGAGCCCCTGCTGATTATGGAGCAGCACCTGCTGGATTTGCCCGGCCCGAGCTGCGAGGTGTACCAGCGCCTGCTCCAGAAAAACCGCGACATTATCCACGGCGCCTTCGTGCTCGACGACTCGGGCCGCAAGGTCATCTTCCGCGACACGCTGCAGCTTGAGCACCTCGACCGGCCGGAACTGGAAGCCGTGTTCAACTCCCTGGCCCTGCTGCTGAGCGAATTCAGCGACGAGCTGATTGCCTTTTCGAAAGCTTAA
- a CDS encoding histone deacetylase family protein codes for MPCLATSERYTLDLPAGHRFPIAKYELIREQLLWQGIAPPHDFYDPGLCAEEDVLRVHTPEYWYKVRDQQLSAAEVRRLGLPQSERLVLRSLSSSAGTVQSARRALHDGVALNLAGGTHHAFADRGEGFCVLNDIAIAAAHLLHHQLARQILVVDLDVHQGDGTASIFRHEPRVFTFSMHAGANYPLRKEQSDLDVALPLGLDDAGYLQLLTQTLPGLLDRVKPDFVFFQAGVDVLATDKLGHLGLTREGCRRRDELVLGLCRRHGLPVAVSMGGGYSERIGDIVDAHCNTFRVAYELFG; via the coding sequence ATGCCCTGCCTTGCCACTTCTGAGCGCTATACCCTCGACCTGCCCGCCGGCCACCGCTTTCCCATTGCCAAGTATGAGCTGATTCGGGAGCAGCTGCTCTGGCAGGGCATTGCCCCACCCCACGATTTCTACGACCCGGGCCTATGCGCCGAAGAAGACGTGCTGCGGGTGCATACCCCGGAGTATTGGTACAAAGTGCGTGACCAGCAGCTTTCGGCCGCCGAGGTGCGCCGACTGGGCTTGCCGCAGAGCGAGCGGCTGGTGCTACGGTCCCTGAGCAGCTCGGCCGGCACGGTGCAGTCGGCGCGGCGGGCCCTGCACGACGGGGTGGCCCTGAACCTGGCCGGGGGCACCCACCACGCCTTTGCCGACCGCGGCGAGGGGTTCTGCGTGCTCAACGACATTGCCATTGCCGCCGCTCACTTATTACACCACCAGCTGGCCCGGCAAATCTTGGTAGTAGATCTGGACGTGCACCAGGGCGACGGGACGGCCAGCATTTTTCGCCACGAGCCGCGCGTATTCACCTTTAGTATGCACGCCGGGGCCAACTACCCGCTGCGTAAAGAACAGTCGGACCTGGACGTGGCCCTGCCCCTGGGCCTCGACGACGCGGGGTATCTGCAGCTCTTGACCCAAACGTTGCCCGGTCTGCTGGACCGCGTAAAGCCTGATTTCGTGTTTTTCCAGGCCGGCGTGGATGTGCTGGCTACCGACAAACTGGGCCACCTGGGTTTGACCCGGGAAGGCTGCCGTCGGCGCGACGAACTGGTGCTGGGCCTCTGCCGGCGGCACGGCCTACCCGTGGCTGTGAGCATGGGCGGCGGCTATTCCGAGCGAATCGGCGACATTGTGGATGCCCACTGCAACACGTTTCGGGTGGCGTATGAGCTGTTTGGGTAG
- a CDS encoding TROVE domain-containing protein gives MGQQAFASPEERAAAFRTVWETLITSGKLGYMALLRNLRNILEADVSAQAVEKVCATLSNEQAVARAKQLPFRFLAAYREVLVLKSGYVALVLEALETAIAHSVANLRGFDTSTRVVVACDVSGSMQQPVSARSKVLLYDVGLVLGMLLQSRCSYVVTGMFGDTWKRLSLPGAGPCKTCRSSTAAKAK, from the coding sequence GTGGGTCAGCAAGCCTTTGCCTCGCCGGAGGAGCGCGCGGCAGCTTTTCGCACCGTGTGGGAAACCCTGATTACCAGCGGCAAGCTGGGCTACATGGCCTTGCTGCGCAACCTGCGCAACATCCTCGAAGCCGACGTGTCGGCTCAGGCAGTAGAGAAGGTGTGCGCTACGCTGAGCAATGAGCAGGCCGTGGCCCGGGCCAAGCAGCTGCCTTTCCGCTTTCTGGCCGCCTACCGCGAGGTGCTGGTTTTGAAGTCGGGCTACGTGGCCCTGGTACTAGAAGCCCTAGAAACGGCCATTGCGCACAGCGTAGCCAACCTGCGCGGCTTCGATACCAGCACCCGCGTGGTGGTGGCCTGCGACGTGTCGGGCTCGATGCAGCAGCCGGTGTCGGCCCGCAGCAAAGTGCTGCTCTACGACGTGGGCCTGGTGCTGGGCATGCTCCTGCAGAGCCGTTGCAGTTACGTAGTCACCGGCATGTTCGGCGACACCTGGAAGCGCCTGAGCCTGCCCGGGGCCGGACCCTGCAAAACGTGCAGGAGTTCTACCGCCGCGAAGGCGAAGTAG